The following proteins are co-located in the Toxotes jaculatrix isolate fToxJac2 chromosome 9, fToxJac2.pri, whole genome shotgun sequence genome:
- the LOC121186778 gene encoding complement C1q-like protein 4: MRAIVLLCLLETALVQAVDYSWGGPGKNSENGGVDSNTENVCVTDQASCGCCLMQQQIHRMKMFFNMSLNELEKELQKTKTVLNNVRASRSAFSVALTTDNDLICLGPFRDDKLIAYKHIFINLGDGYNADTGIFTVPRSGVYSLALTVYSDAGSPGNTLAACANLQVNGLVVAGPREKNMQDQEDSATIVVALHLKAGDEVAVNLPIGCFLCDDNSHYNTFTGFLLYATD, encoded by the exons ATGCGAG CTATTGTACTGCTGTGTCTCCTGGAAACGGCATTGGTCCAAGCAGTCGATTATTCCTGGGGTGGACCTGGCAAGAATTCTGAAAATGGAGGTGTCGATTCCAACACAGAAAATG tgtgtgttacagaccaGGCGTCGTGTGGCTGCTGTCTGATGCAGCAACAGATACACAGGATGAAAATGTTCTTCAACATGAGCCTCAATGAGCTGGAGAAGGAACTCCAGAAAACAAAGACTGTCCTCAACAATGTCAGAG CCAGCCGAAGCGCCTTCTCAGTCGCTCTAACCACCGACAACGATTTGATCTGCTTGGGCCCCTTCCGTGACGACAAGCTCATCGCCTACAAGCACATCTTCATCAACCTTGGAGATGGCTACAATGCGGACACTGGTATCTTCACTGTCCCCCGCTCTGGTGTCTACAGCCTCGCCCTCACTGTCTACAGTGACGCCGGTTCTCCTGGTAACACCCTGGCTGCCTGTGCCAACCTGCAGGTTAATGGCCTGGTGGTGGCAGGacccagagaaaaaaacatgcaagaCCAAGAGGACAGTGCCACTATTGTTGTGGCCCTCCACTTGAAGGCAGGGGACGAGGTGGCTGTCAACTTGCCCATCGGATGTTTCCTCTGCGATGACAACAGCCACTATAACACTTTCACTGGGTTCCTGCTATATGCTACTGACTAA